The following coding sequences lie in one Cloeon dipterum chromosome 1, ieCloDipt1.1, whole genome shotgun sequence genomic window:
- the LOC135934495 gene encoding voltage-dependent calcium channel subunit alpha-2/delta-3-like isoform X2, which produces MVHIRKGGCGTPLLLLGLVVVCQHVVLPAEAAWHDQASPELVKQWAERLGKTLSDVSRKVTRVADIKKMYKQIGASIKKRDGETLVSEIKQNIEEMVQEKMDAVKCIMKWAEEESYVPTVRWEDLILEEEEDGDMFRYRSSKFSPLGDEEEFPQPTPEPPLNYTTGIAHYRKKVPLVYYQPLELEPDPHFFNIPVNTSFSTVHVPTNVFDRAPEVIEAIQWSKKLDPVFEANFRADPSLTWQYFGSAKGFMRTYPGMKWKMNDEVDLYDCRMQPWYISAVSCSKEVVILLDTSGSMTGMRFSIARLVAHSLLDTFTSNDFVTVLAFSDTVKTPIPCFQDMLIQATKENVQALKEAIDNVPIEGYGNFTIAFSAAFQLLESYRDGRGREGCESCNQAIMLITDGVPSNLTEVFETYNRFNETGEMQIPVRVFTYLLGKEVTNVREIQWMACLNRGWYTHMQSLEEVREEALRYLNVIARPMVLQGDQHPVVWSHAYADFQDRKVSQWLKEVMGQHMDRENELAYTQAEEDRRFVIGADHESIKARKVQQFQLMTSVSIPVFDRFGNVRDNTSVSAELLGVAGLDVPLKMFLEKTKPYQIGVNGYAFMVTNNGYILMHPELKPVVQGFPRDNFNSVDLTEIEMVDDDTVEARQPNEDTLKLRNSMVAHEKGSILDIKIKFALDDQRRINVETRDFFYIPVNGTPFTLGLSLPPNYGTFSIDVGEKFRKLEKAGITSANYFHGTNWRVHPDWVYCRYLHDNIKNFTTPEERLMHFFKKKDNEEEKWKWFSDPLLPLDVESGEEDHSCGRRPVPEDYYYCDEDLVLGLLMEAKAINNWFGTDEWVLRDIMNEREPVEHFNITMRFVSTHAGLTRWQYVNAMSGTERFGDFNNRAIDEDWYKATILLHEESPDSILFNVPFDAGADPDQTVTAFTAVYHQDGGHEVPAAVAGYKFPIHRLQQQLYKITETYASPSCTEKAGSTDLCGCASEEISCYLLDVNGYVVVSDEFNDTGRFFGDVAPDAMVALKKIGAYRQMVLFDYQATCINQTIVSSGAADLFLTPVRWVQGLLSYMAGQFLQVAVNNYMWSPVDAANSFYDDYGEEVSSKEAKDDDEDEARPVYTYTKVESDPCDKIRLLALVNMTSKDEPLVYEDPEPEILSFTTAGPVTEKNVEFVTDDSDDEAMQGDQPEKEVQEIEGGVDGEAKYETENVENEDNEEEDEEDLATEEPTEEPFIFRSRSLVAKRVPNTNLILVVVDNLSPEMDPGPERWDADPEVVSYQNESFPCYKLPINDLPRRRLEGCLSSHRLEAEIDKCGRATPSGASLGLGLLVLSLAISLLRVESLLF; this is translated from the exons ATGGTGCACATCCGCAAGGGCGGGTGCGGCACCCCGCTCCTCCTGCTCGGCCTCGTCGTCGTCTGCCAGCACGTCGTGCTGCCTGCGGAGGCCGCGTGGCACGACCAGGCCAGCCCAGAACT AGTGAAACAATGGGCAGAACGGCTGGGCAAAACGCTCTCCGATGTTAGCCGCAAGGTGACCAGAGTGGCCGACATCAAGAAG ATGTACAAACAAATTGGGGCCTCCATCAAAAAGCGGGACGGCGAGACGCTGGTTTCGgaaatcaagcaaaacatCGAGGAAATGGTCCAGGAGAAGATGGATGCTGTCAAG TGCATAATGAAGTGGGCAGAGGAAGAATCGTACGTTCCCACCGTGCGGTGGGAGGACTTGATCCTTGAAGAAGAGGAGGATGGCGACATGTTCAGATACCGAAGTTCGAAATTCTCTCCGCTGGGCGACGAGGAAGAGTTTCCGCAGCCAACACCTGAGCCACCTCTCAACTACACCACGGGCATTGCGCACTACAGGAAAAAAGTGCCCCTTGTGTACTATCAGCCACTTGAGTTAGAGCCAGACCCGCACTTTTTCAACATACCCGTCAACACCAGTTTCAGCACCGTTCACGTTCCCACAAACGTGTTTGACAGAG CTCCCGAGGTGATTGAGGCGATTCAGTGGTCGAAAAAGTTGGACCCGGTATTCGAGGCAAACTTTCGTGCTGACCCATCGCTGACGTGGCAGTATTTCGGAAGTGCCAAGGGATTTATGCGCACGTACCCAG gaatgaaatggaaaatgaaCGATGAAGTGGACTTGTACGATTGTCGGATGCAGCCGTGGTACATCTCGGCAGTGAGCTGCAGCAAGGAGGTGGTCATCCTGCTGGACACGTCTGGCTCGATGACGGGCATGCGGTTCAGCATCGCTCGCCTCGTCGCCCACTCCCTTTTGGACACGTTCACCAGCAACGACTTTGTCACCGTGCTCGCTTTCTCGGACACGGTCAAAACGCCCATCCCTTGCTTCCAGGACATGCTGATTCAG GCCACTAAAGAAAATGTGCAGGCGCTGAAGGAGGCCATAGACAACGTTCCCATCGAAGGCTACGGAAACTTCACGATTGCGTTTTCTGCAGCGTTTCAACTTCTCGAATCT TACAGGGATGGCAGAGGCCGCGAAGGCTGCGAGAGCTGCAACCAGGCCATTATGCTGATCACCGACGGCGTGCCGAGCAACTTGACTGAAGTTTTCGAGACCTACAACCGATTCAATGAAACTGGCGAGATGCAGATTCCAGTCCGCGTGTTCACCTATTTGCTGGGCAAAGAGGTGACCAATGTCAGGGAAATCCAGTGGATGGCCTGCCTCAACCGGG GCTGGTACACGCACATGCAGTCATTGGAAGAGGTACGGGAAGAGGCTTTGCGCTATTTGAACGTGATTGCTCGGCCCATGGTTCTTCAGGGCGACCAGCATCCTGTGGTTTGGAGCCACGCGTATGCAGACTTTCAG GACAGAAAAGTGTCTCAGTGGCTAAAAGAAGTAATGGGCCAACACATGGACAGAGAAAATGAGTTAGCCTATACGCAGGCTGAGGAGGACCGACGCTTTGTCATAGGAGCG GACCACGAGAGCATAAAAGCAAGAAAAGTTCAGCAGTTTCAGCTGATGACGTCTGTCTCCATTCCGGTTTTTGATAGGTTTGGAAACGTCAGAGATAATACC AGCGTTTCTGCGGAGTTGCTTGGTGTTGCCGGGCTCGACGTGCCGCTGAAGATGTTCCTGGAAAAAACAAAGCCCTACCAG ATCGGCGTGAACGGTTACGCATTCATGGTCACCAACAATGGCTACATTCTAATGCACCCGGAGCTCAAGCCTGTG GTTCAAGGCTTCCCCCGAGATAATTTTAACAGTGTCGATCTGACAGAAATTGAAATGGTCGACGATGACACCGTCGAGGCGAGACAGCCAAATGAAGACACTTTGAag CTGCGAAACAGCATGGTAGCACACGAAAAAGGCAGCATATTGGATATCAAGATAAAATTCGCATTGGACGATCAG CGCCGAATCAACGTGGAAACCCGAGACTTTTTTTACATACCCGTGAACGGAACTCCATTTACACTGGGACTCAGTTTACCACCTAACTATGGCACTTTCAGCATTGATGTTGGCGAAAAGTTCCGGAAGCTAGAAAAAG CCGGCATTACATCCGCAAATTACTTCCACGGCACTAATTGGCGAGTTCACCCGGATTG GGTTTACTGCAGATATCTCCacgataatattaaaaatttcacaacccCTGAGGAGAGACTGATGCATTTCTTCAAGAAAAAGGACAACGAGGAAGAAAAGTGGAAATGGTTTTCCGACCCCCTTTTGCCATTAG acGTGGAATCTGGTGAAGAAGACCACTCGTGCGGGAGACGCCCGGTACCAGAGGACTACTATTATT GCGATGAGGACTTAGTCCTGGGACTTTTGATGGAGGCGAAAGCGATCAATAATTGGTTTGGAACAGATGAATGGGTCCTGCGAGATATCATGAATGA ACGCGAGCCCGTGgaacatttcaatattacgaTGCGATTTGTGTCGACGCACGCCGGGCTGACGCGGTGGCAGTATGTGAACGCGATGAGTGGAACAGAGAG ATTTGGTGACTTCAACAACCGGGCCATTGACGAGGATTGGTATAAAGCCACCATTCTTCTGCATGAAGAGAGTCCAGACTCTATTTTGTTCAACGTTCCGTTTGATGCTG GCGCGGATCCCGATCAAACTGTTACTGCGTTTACCGCAGTCTACCATCAAGACGGCGGGCATGAAGTGCCAGCAGCCGTGGCCGGATATAAATTTCCCATTCATAGATTGCAACAGCAACTGTACAAAATCACTGAAACCTACGCTTCCCCTTCA TGCACGGAGAAGGCCGGCAGCACCGATCTCTGCGGCTGTGCCTCCGAGGAGATTTCCTGCTACCTGCTAGACGTCAATGGCTACGTTGTGGTGTCCGACGAATTCAACGACACAGGCCGGTTCTTCGGAGACGTCGCACCCGACGCCATGGTGGCGCTGAAGAAAATCGGCGCTTACAGACAGATGGTCCTCTTTGACTACCAGGCCACCTGCATCAACCAAACCATCGTTTCGTCCGGAGCCGCGGACCTCTTTTTGacg CCTGTGAGATGGGTGCAAGGACTGCTGAGCTACATGGCTGGTCAGTTCTTGCAAGTTGCTGTGAACAACTACATGTGGAGCCCTGTCGACGCGGcaaact CATTTTACGACGATTACGGCGAGGAAGTTTCGTCCAAGGAAGCTAAAGATGACGACGAAGACGAGGCAAGGCCCGTGTACACGTACACAAAGGTGGAGAGTGACCCTTGCGACAAGATCCGCCTCTTGGCCTTGGTCAACATGACAAGCAAAGACGAACCGCTCGTTTACGAAGACCCTGAGCCGGAAATCCTCAGCTTCACAACCGCGGGGCCGGTCACCGAGAAAAACGTGGAATTTGTGACTGACGACAGTGACGACGAAGCCATGCAAGGGGATCAACCTGAAAAGGAAGTGCAGGAAATCGAAGGTGGCGTCGACGGAGAAGCCAAGTACGAAACAGAAAATGTAGAAAACGAAGACAACGAAGAGGAAGACGAGGAGGATCTTGCGACTGAAGAACCCACAGAAGAACCGTTCATCTTCCGCAGCAG
- the LOC135934495 gene encoding voltage-dependent calcium channel subunit alpha-2/delta-3-like isoform X1: protein MVHIRKGGCGTPLLLLGLVVVCQHVVLPAEAAWHDQASPELVKQWAERLGKTLSDVSRKVTRVADIKKMYKQIGASIKKRDGETLVSEIKQNIEEMVQEKMDAVKCIMKWAEEESYVPTVRWEDLILEEEEDGDMFRYRSSKFSPLGDEEEFPQPTPEPPLNYTTGIAHYRKKVPLVYYQPLELEPDPHFFNIPVNTSFSTVHVPTNVFDRAPEVIEAIQWSKKLDPVFEANFRADPSLTWQYFGSAKGFMRTYPGMKWKMNDEVDLYDCRMQPWYISAVSCSKEVVILLDTSGSMTGMRFSIARLVAHSLLDTFTSNDFVTVLAFSDTVKTPIPCFQDMLIQATKENVQALKEAIDNVPIEGYGNFTIAFSAAFQLLESYRDGRGREGCESCNQAIMLITDGVPSNLTEVFETYNRFNETGEMQIPVRVFTYLLGKEVTNVREIQWMACLNRGWYTHMQSLEEVREEALRYLNVIARPMVLQGDQHPVVWSHAYADFQDRKVSQWLKEVMGQHMDRENELAYTQAEEDRRFVIGADHESIKARKVQQFQLMTSVSIPVFDRFGNVRDNTSVSAELLGVAGLDVPLKMFLEKTKPYQIGVNGYAFMVTNNGYILMHPELKPVVQGFPRDNFNSVDLTEIEMVDDDTVEARQPNEDTLKLRNSMVAHEKGSILDIKIKFALDDQRRINVETRDFFYIPVNGTPFTLGLSLPPNYGTFSIDVGEKFRKLEKAGITSANYFHGTNWRVHPDWVYCRYLHDNIKNFTTPEERLMHFFKKKDNEEEKWKWFSDPLLPLDVESGEEDHSCGRRPVPEDYYYCDEDLVLGLLMEAKAINNWFGTDEWVLRDIMNEREPVEHFNITMRFVSTHAGLTRWQYVNAMSGTESRFGDFNNRAIDEDWYKATILLHEESPDSILFNVPFDAGADPDQTVTAFTAVYHQDGGHEVPAAVAGYKFPIHRLQQQLYKITETYASPSCTEKAGSTDLCGCASEEISCYLLDVNGYVVVSDEFNDTGRFFGDVAPDAMVALKKIGAYRQMVLFDYQATCINQTIVSSGAADLFLTPVRWVQGLLSYMAGQFLQVAVNNYMWSPVDAANSFYDDYGEEVSSKEAKDDDEDEARPVYTYTKVESDPCDKIRLLALVNMTSKDEPLVYEDPEPEILSFTTAGPVTEKNVEFVTDDSDDEAMQGDQPEKEVQEIEGGVDGEAKYETENVENEDNEEEDEEDLATEEPTEEPFIFRSRSLVAKRVPNTNLILVVVDNLSPEMDPGPERWDADPEVVSYQNESFPCYKLPINDLPRRRLEGCLSSHRLEAEIDKCGRATPSGASLGLGLLVLSLAISLLRVESLLF, encoded by the exons ATGGTGCACATCCGCAAGGGCGGGTGCGGCACCCCGCTCCTCCTGCTCGGCCTCGTCGTCGTCTGCCAGCACGTCGTGCTGCCTGCGGAGGCCGCGTGGCACGACCAGGCCAGCCCAGAACT AGTGAAACAATGGGCAGAACGGCTGGGCAAAACGCTCTCCGATGTTAGCCGCAAGGTGACCAGAGTGGCCGACATCAAGAAG ATGTACAAACAAATTGGGGCCTCCATCAAAAAGCGGGACGGCGAGACGCTGGTTTCGgaaatcaagcaaaacatCGAGGAAATGGTCCAGGAGAAGATGGATGCTGTCAAG TGCATAATGAAGTGGGCAGAGGAAGAATCGTACGTTCCCACCGTGCGGTGGGAGGACTTGATCCTTGAAGAAGAGGAGGATGGCGACATGTTCAGATACCGAAGTTCGAAATTCTCTCCGCTGGGCGACGAGGAAGAGTTTCCGCAGCCAACACCTGAGCCACCTCTCAACTACACCACGGGCATTGCGCACTACAGGAAAAAAGTGCCCCTTGTGTACTATCAGCCACTTGAGTTAGAGCCAGACCCGCACTTTTTCAACATACCCGTCAACACCAGTTTCAGCACCGTTCACGTTCCCACAAACGTGTTTGACAGAG CTCCCGAGGTGATTGAGGCGATTCAGTGGTCGAAAAAGTTGGACCCGGTATTCGAGGCAAACTTTCGTGCTGACCCATCGCTGACGTGGCAGTATTTCGGAAGTGCCAAGGGATTTATGCGCACGTACCCAG gaatgaaatggaaaatgaaCGATGAAGTGGACTTGTACGATTGTCGGATGCAGCCGTGGTACATCTCGGCAGTGAGCTGCAGCAAGGAGGTGGTCATCCTGCTGGACACGTCTGGCTCGATGACGGGCATGCGGTTCAGCATCGCTCGCCTCGTCGCCCACTCCCTTTTGGACACGTTCACCAGCAACGACTTTGTCACCGTGCTCGCTTTCTCGGACACGGTCAAAACGCCCATCCCTTGCTTCCAGGACATGCTGATTCAG GCCACTAAAGAAAATGTGCAGGCGCTGAAGGAGGCCATAGACAACGTTCCCATCGAAGGCTACGGAAACTTCACGATTGCGTTTTCTGCAGCGTTTCAACTTCTCGAATCT TACAGGGATGGCAGAGGCCGCGAAGGCTGCGAGAGCTGCAACCAGGCCATTATGCTGATCACCGACGGCGTGCCGAGCAACTTGACTGAAGTTTTCGAGACCTACAACCGATTCAATGAAACTGGCGAGATGCAGATTCCAGTCCGCGTGTTCACCTATTTGCTGGGCAAAGAGGTGACCAATGTCAGGGAAATCCAGTGGATGGCCTGCCTCAACCGGG GCTGGTACACGCACATGCAGTCATTGGAAGAGGTACGGGAAGAGGCTTTGCGCTATTTGAACGTGATTGCTCGGCCCATGGTTCTTCAGGGCGACCAGCATCCTGTGGTTTGGAGCCACGCGTATGCAGACTTTCAG GACAGAAAAGTGTCTCAGTGGCTAAAAGAAGTAATGGGCCAACACATGGACAGAGAAAATGAGTTAGCCTATACGCAGGCTGAGGAGGACCGACGCTTTGTCATAGGAGCG GACCACGAGAGCATAAAAGCAAGAAAAGTTCAGCAGTTTCAGCTGATGACGTCTGTCTCCATTCCGGTTTTTGATAGGTTTGGAAACGTCAGAGATAATACC AGCGTTTCTGCGGAGTTGCTTGGTGTTGCCGGGCTCGACGTGCCGCTGAAGATGTTCCTGGAAAAAACAAAGCCCTACCAG ATCGGCGTGAACGGTTACGCATTCATGGTCACCAACAATGGCTACATTCTAATGCACCCGGAGCTCAAGCCTGTG GTTCAAGGCTTCCCCCGAGATAATTTTAACAGTGTCGATCTGACAGAAATTGAAATGGTCGACGATGACACCGTCGAGGCGAGACAGCCAAATGAAGACACTTTGAag CTGCGAAACAGCATGGTAGCACACGAAAAAGGCAGCATATTGGATATCAAGATAAAATTCGCATTGGACGATCAG CGCCGAATCAACGTGGAAACCCGAGACTTTTTTTACATACCCGTGAACGGAACTCCATTTACACTGGGACTCAGTTTACCACCTAACTATGGCACTTTCAGCATTGATGTTGGCGAAAAGTTCCGGAAGCTAGAAAAAG CCGGCATTACATCCGCAAATTACTTCCACGGCACTAATTGGCGAGTTCACCCGGATTG GGTTTACTGCAGATATCTCCacgataatattaaaaatttcacaacccCTGAGGAGAGACTGATGCATTTCTTCAAGAAAAAGGACAACGAGGAAGAAAAGTGGAAATGGTTTTCCGACCCCCTTTTGCCATTAG acGTGGAATCTGGTGAAGAAGACCACTCGTGCGGGAGACGCCCGGTACCAGAGGACTACTATTATT GCGATGAGGACTTAGTCCTGGGACTTTTGATGGAGGCGAAAGCGATCAATAATTGGTTTGGAACAGATGAATGGGTCCTGCGAGATATCATGAATGA ACGCGAGCCCGTGgaacatttcaatattacgaTGCGATTTGTGTCGACGCACGCCGGGCTGACGCGGTGGCAGTATGTGAACGCGATGAGTGGAACAGAGAG tAGATTTGGTGACTTCAACAACCGGGCCATTGACGAGGATTGGTATAAAGCCACCATTCTTCTGCATGAAGAGAGTCCAGACTCTATTTTGTTCAACGTTCCGTTTGATGCTG GCGCGGATCCCGATCAAACTGTTACTGCGTTTACCGCAGTCTACCATCAAGACGGCGGGCATGAAGTGCCAGCAGCCGTGGCCGGATATAAATTTCCCATTCATAGATTGCAACAGCAACTGTACAAAATCACTGAAACCTACGCTTCCCCTTCA TGCACGGAGAAGGCCGGCAGCACCGATCTCTGCGGCTGTGCCTCCGAGGAGATTTCCTGCTACCTGCTAGACGTCAATGGCTACGTTGTGGTGTCCGACGAATTCAACGACACAGGCCGGTTCTTCGGAGACGTCGCACCCGACGCCATGGTGGCGCTGAAGAAAATCGGCGCTTACAGACAGATGGTCCTCTTTGACTACCAGGCCACCTGCATCAACCAAACCATCGTTTCGTCCGGAGCCGCGGACCTCTTTTTGacg CCTGTGAGATGGGTGCAAGGACTGCTGAGCTACATGGCTGGTCAGTTCTTGCAAGTTGCTGTGAACAACTACATGTGGAGCCCTGTCGACGCGGcaaact CATTTTACGACGATTACGGCGAGGAAGTTTCGTCCAAGGAAGCTAAAGATGACGACGAAGACGAGGCAAGGCCCGTGTACACGTACACAAAGGTGGAGAGTGACCCTTGCGACAAGATCCGCCTCTTGGCCTTGGTCAACATGACAAGCAAAGACGAACCGCTCGTTTACGAAGACCCTGAGCCGGAAATCCTCAGCTTCACAACCGCGGGGCCGGTCACCGAGAAAAACGTGGAATTTGTGACTGACGACAGTGACGACGAAGCCATGCAAGGGGATCAACCTGAAAAGGAAGTGCAGGAAATCGAAGGTGGCGTCGACGGAGAAGCCAAGTACGAAACAGAAAATGTAGAAAACGAAGACAACGAAGAGGAAGACGAGGAGGATCTTGCGACTGAAGAACCCACAGAAGAACCGTTCATCTTCCGCAGCAG
- the LOC135934500 gene encoding protein rolling stone-like, with protein sequence MTAKKWQLLTTSIRREMQLKLLRLQHSRPSRFCHSQWRCAKSTGCTAVYMTYRIIFAVYLLTGMLLNIIDVHALENRDFEWPEGLTYRAKWLVYLTNWTLAVLTAQAVIAAVLAVEHQLFRSPKGKMTKLHKWYWCLNNVGNAAALSITILYWTKIYNKDIHRLDFGNIHGHIMNSVLVVVDLMVTAHPVRLLHFYQPLIFGAAYLVFTFIYFVLGGTNKRGSSSIYPILDWQKPLIAIAYIVAGCVLFISTHVFVWILYQLRRFVAHQLGTNCQKDSEQWTRK encoded by the exons ATGACGGCGAAAAAGTGGCAGCTTCTGACCACGTCCATCCGCAGGGAAATGCAGCTCAAGTTGCTGCGGCTGCAACACTCGCGGCCGAGTAGATTTTGCCACAGTCAG TGGCGCTGTGCTAAATCAACTGGATGCACAGCAGTCTACATGACTTACAGAATCATCTTCGCCGTGTACCTGCTGACGGGGATGCTGCTCAACATAATCGACGTGCACGCCTTGGAAAATAGAGATTTCGAGTGGCCAGAAGGACTGACTTACCGTGCCAAGTGGCTCGTCTACCTGACCAACTGGACCCTGGCGGTTTTGACCGCGCAGGCCGTGATTGCGGCTGTTCTGGCCGTCGAGCACCAGTTATTCCGCTCGCCCAAAG gaaaaatgacaaaattacataaatgGTACTGGTGTCTTAATAACGTTGGGAACGCGGCAGCACTCTCGATTACTATCCTTTACTGGAcgaaaatttacaacaaag aTATACACCGACTGGATTTTGGCAACATTCATGGCCACATAATGAACTCTGTGTTGGTGGTTGTTGATCTCATGGTGACCGCGCACCCCGTTCGTCTGCTGCACTTCTATCAACCTTTGATATTCGGAGCTGCATACCTAGTCTTCACATTCATCTACTTCGTCCTTGGAGGCACGAACAAACggggcagcagcagcatttaTCCGATTTTGGACTGGCAGAAACCCCtt atAGCGATCGCTTATATCGTGGCCGGATGTGTCCTTTTTATTTCGACTCATGTCTTCGTGTGGATCTTATACCAGCTGAGGCGATTTGTCGCTCATCAACTAGGCACAAATTGCCAGAAAGACTCGG AGCAATGGACTAGGAAATGA